Proteins from one Bombyx mori chromosome 1, ASM3026992v2 genomic window:
- the PLCg gene encoding phospholipase C gamma (The RefSeq protein has 6 substitutions compared to this genomic sequence) gives MKSVCFNGAKDRLIHEADQLISYIERGSTVLKFFPRKRPERRALCVRRETHQVLWSRINAPQRQGYEGALDIRDVKEVRTGKSSKDFERWPEETKRLESSKCFTIYYGTEFKLRCASFVAQADKECEAWVKGVLYLIAEAVSASCPLQIEGWLRKEFYSIENSHEKITLKEVKAFLPKINCKISTSKLRDVFQDVDTEKRGEIGFDDFAVLYQKLIFDENNVQDIFDKYSVYCSNGTTITLREFQNFLRDEQHDNLGDDEVQASQFIRDYLRDPQRDIYEPYFTLSEFVEMLYSKQNSIYDSQYDKVTQDMTRPLSHYWISSSHNTYLTGDQFSSESSLEAYVRCLRSGCRCIELDCWDGPDGTPFIYHGHTLTTKIRFMAVLRTIKEHAFITSEYPLILSIEDNCSLPQQRRMASAFQDVFGDLLLVHPMDKNETSLPSPHDLRRKIILKHKKLPEGAEESSFAVRQEEGKDLDLRNSIKNGILHLEDPVDKEWKPHAFVLTENKLYYTESYNSQEETDTESDGDSDAENAIVPQDELHFAECWFHGKLAGNRQEAEDLLRAHAHLGDGTFLVRESVTFVGDYCLSFWRQGKVNHCRIKLKQERGVTKFYLIDSMCFDSLYNLITHYRSHPLRSQEFLITLKEPVPQPNKHEGKEWFHAHCTRTQAEELLRKTNTDGAFLVRPSEKEQGSFAISFRTEKEIKHCRIKQEGRLYTIGTVKFESLIELVSYYENHPLYKKVKLWYPISEETVRRLVSEPDDNTVYGTPGYMDPTSFTSKVTVKALYDYRARQGDELSFCKHAIITNVDKPDEGWWRGDYGGKRHHWFPANYVLEIEVPHTPDVTSGLENESAALGSLQKGVLDVLGAIVELVVGDGGGAARWLVRVQSPAMYSPFDMAAATRESALEWLSAIEEAAHSASARSLHHRKMERTWRIAKEISDLIIYCRSVTFNIERLRIKGFVYNEMSSFPETKAERLMSQQENTFFVKYHTTQLSRIYPKGQRIDSSNYNPVPFWNCGSQMVALNYQTPDKPMQVNMGKFKQNGGCGFILKPQFMFEEGYNPCDKKSIEGKVKPVTVMLRVIGARHLCKTGRGTASPFVEVEIIGADYDSGVKLVTKTVSDNGLNPLWNDICEFEVANPELALIRFVVQDEDIFGEPNFIGQATFPLLCLRKGYRSVPLTNAFSEELELSTLMVHLSIITDG, from the exons ATGAAGTCGGTCTGCTTCAACGGGGCCAAAGATAGGCTCATACACGAGGCAGACCAGCTTATCTCCTACATAGAAAGAGGCTCTACCGTTTTAAAATTCTTCCCTCGTAAGAGACCCGAAAGGCGTGCACTTTGCGTGAGAAGAGAGACCCATCAAGTTCTTTGGTCTCGAATCAATGCCCCTCAGAGACAGGGCTACGAAGGGGCTCTCGATATCCGTGATGTCAAAGAAGTTCGCACTGGAAAATCATCCAAAGACTTTGAGCGTTGGCCTGAAGAAACCAAACGTCTTGAAAGTTCAAAATGCTTTACCATTTATTATGGAACTGAATTTAAACTTCGCTGTGCATCATTTGTTG CTCAAACAGATAAAGAGTGTGAAGCTTGGGTGAAAGGTGTACTGTATCTAATAGCAGAAGCTGTCAGTGCATCATATCCTCTACAGATTGAAAGATGGCTCCGGAAAGAATTCTATTCTATTGAAAACTCCCATGAAAA aataacatTAAAAGAGGTCAAAGCTTTTCTACcaaaaattaattgtaaaatttcaaCAAGTAAGCTTCGAGATGTATTCCAAGATGTTGACACTGAAAAAAGAGGGGAGATTGGCTTTGATGATTTTGCTGTTCTTTATCAGAAGCTAATTTTTGATGAGAAT aatGTTCAGGACATATTTGATAAATACTCAGTCTATTGTTCTAATGGTACTACTATTACTCTTAGAGAGTTTCAAAATTTCCTTAGAGATGAACAGCATGATAACCTTGGTGATGATGAAGTACAAGCCTCACAGTTCATCCGTGATTACTTAAGAGATCCACAAAGAGACATCTATGAACCTTATTTCACTTTAAGCGAG TTTGTCGAGATGCTGTACTCCAAGCAGAATTCCATCTATGACAGTCAGTATGATAAGGTTACACAAGATATGACCAGGCCTTTGTCACACTATTGGATATCTTCTTCTCATAACAC GTATCTGACAGGTGACCAGTTTTCAAGTGAATCATCACTGGAGGCCTACGTGCGGTGCTTGAGGTCAGGCTGTCGTTGTATTGAGCTAGATTGTTGGGATGGTCCTGACggcacaccttttatttatcacgGGCACACACTGACAACGAAAATAAGGTTTATGGATGTACTGCGAACAATAAAAGAACATGCATTCATCACATCTGAATATCCATTAATTTTGTCTATCGAAGACAACTGCTCACTCCCACAGCAAAGACGAATGGCGAGCGCATTTCAAGACGTATTCGGTGACCTTCTTCTTGTTCATCCAATGGATAAGAATGAAACATCACTTCCCTCTCCTCATGACTTACGCAGAAAAATAATCctgaaacataaaaaattacCTGAAGGTGCTGAAGAAAGTTCTTTCGCAGTACGTCAAGAAGAAGGAAAAGATTTAGACCTACGAAATTCGATCAAAAATGGTATATTGCATTTGGAAGATCCTGTCGACAAAGAATGGAAGCCTCACGCCTTCGTGCTCACCGAGAACAAACTTTACTATACAGAGAGCTACAACAGTCAAGAAGAAACCGACACTGAAAGTGACGGAGACTCAGATGCGGAAAACGCTATTGTACCACAAGATGAATTACATTTCGCAGAATGTTGGTTCCACGGGAAGCTGGCAGGGAATCGACAAGAAGCCGAAGATTTGCTGAGAGCCCACGCCCATCTTGGCGATGGAACCTTTCTGGTGAGGGAGAGCGTTACTTTTGTCGGTGACTACTGTCTATCATTCTGGCGGCAAGGGAAAGTAAATCACTGCCGCATCAAGCTCAAACAGGAACGGGGGGTCACCAAGTTCTATCTGATAGATAGTATGTGTTTCGACAGCCTGTACAACCTCATCACCCATTATAGGTCACATCCTCTGAGGAGTCAA GAGTTCCTGATAACGTTAAAGGAGCCAGTGCCTCAGCCTAACAAGCATGAAGGCAAGGAATGGTTCCACGCGCACTGCACGCGTACTCAAGCCGAAGAATTACTGCGGAAGACCAACACCGACGGCGCTTTCCTAGTACGCCCCAGCGAAAAGGAACAAGGGAGCTTCGCAATTAGTTTCAG GACTGAGAAGGAGATAAAGCATTGCAGGGTTAAACAAGAGGGTCGCCTGTACACAATCGGTACAGTCAAGTTCGAGAGCCTCATTGAATTAGTCTCGTACTACGAGAACCATCCGCTgtataaaaaagtaaaactCTGGTATCCGATCAGCGAAGAAACCGTCAGAAGACTTGTCTCT gaaCCAGACGATAATACTGTCTATGGGACACCGGGATACATGGATCCCACGTCATTCACGTCCAAG GTGACCGTTAAAGCGCTTTACGATTATCGGGCTCGTCAAGATGACGAGTTGTCCTTCTGCAAGCACGCCATCATTACAAACGTCGACAAGCCGGACGAGGGCTGGTGGCGGGGCGACTACGGCGGCAAACGTCATCACTGGTTCCCGGCCAACTACGTGCTTGAGATTGAGGTTCCACACACACCCGACGTGACC AGCGGTCTAGAAAACGAATCAGCCGCCCTGGGATCGTTGCAGAAAGGCGTGCTGGACGTGCTCGGCGCTATCGTTGAATTGGTGGTGGGCGACGGGGGAGGCGCGGCGCGGTGGCTGGTGCGTGTCCAGAGCCCCGCCATGTACTCGCCGTTCGACATGGCAGCCGCCACCCGCGAGTCCGCGCTCGAATGGCTCTCGGCCATCGAAGAGGCCGCGCACAGTGCTAGCGCTCGCTCGCTCCACCACAGGAAAATGGAACGAACATGGCGCATCGCCAAAGAGATATCGGACCTCATCATCTACTGCCGCTCAGTCACCTTCAACATCGAACGTCTACGCATCAAGGGCTTTGTTTACAACGAGATGTCCTCGTTTCCCGAGACCAAAGCCGAACGCCTTATGTCTCAGCAAGAGAACACGTTCTTCGTCAAGTACCACACGACGCAACTTAGCCGTATCTACCCTAAAGGCCAGAGAATCGATTCGTCGAACTACAATCCGGTGCCGTTCTGGAACTGCGGCTCTCAAATGGTCGCTTTGAATTACCAAACGCCCGACAAACCGATGCAGGTCAACATGGGCAAGTTTAAACAGAACGGCGGCTGTGGCTTTATCTTGAAGCCACAGTTTATGTTCGAGGAAGGATACAATCCGTGCGATAAAAAATCGATCGAGGGCAAAGTGAAGCCGGTAACTGTGATGTTGCGTGTTATCGGGGCGAGGCATCTGTGCAAGACGGGTCGCGGCACGGCCAGTCCCTTTGTAGAAGTCGAGATCATCGGGGCGGACTACGACAGCGGCGTCAAACTCGTCACTAAAACAGTGT ctGATAACGGACTGAACCCTTTGTGGAACGACATCTGCGAGTTCGAAGTTGCGAACCCAGAACTGGCCTTGATCCGTTTCGTGGTACAAGACGAAGATATATTTGGCGAGCCGAACTTCATAGGTCAAGCGACTTTCCCGCTGTTGTGCCTGCGTAAAGGATACCGAAGCGTGCCTCTCACTAACGCATTCTCCGAAGAACTGGAACTATCCACACTGATGGTTCACTTGTCAATTATAACAGACGGTTGA
- the PLCg gene encoding phospholipase C gamma isoform X1, with protein MKSVCFNGAKDRLIHEADQLISYIERGSTVLKFFPRKRPERRALCVRRETHQVLWSRINAPQRQGYEGALDIRDVKEVRTGKSSKDFERWPEETKRLESSKCFTIYYGTEFKLRCASFVAQTDKECEAWVKGVLYLIAEAVSASYPLQIERWLRKEFYSIENSHEKITLKEVKAFLPKINCKISTSKLRDVFQDVDTEKRGEIGFDDFAVLYQKLIFDENNVQDIFDKYSVYCSNGTTITLREFQNFLRDEQHDNLGDDEVQASQFIRDYLRDPQRDIYEPYFTLSEFVEMLYSKQNSIYDSQYDKVTQDMTRPLSHYWISSSHNTYLTGDQFSSESSLEAYVRCLRSGCRCIELDCWDGPDGTPFIYHGHTLTTKIRFMDVLRTIKEHAFITSEYPLILSIEDNCSLPQQRRMASAFQDVFGDLLLVHPMDKNETSLPSPHDLRRKIILKHKKLPEGAEESSFAVRQEEGKDLDLRNSIKNGILHLEDPVDKEWKPHAFVLTENKLYYTESYNSQEETDTESDGDSDAENAIVPQDELHFAECWFHGKLAGNRQEAEDLLRAHAHLGDGTFLVRESVTFVGDYCLSFWRQGKVNHCRIKLKQERGVTKFYLIDSMCFDSLYNLITHYRSHPLRSQEFLITLKEPVPQPNKHEGKEWFHAHCTRTQAEELLRKTNTDGAFLVRPSEKEQGSFAISFRTEKEIKHCRVKQEGRLYTIGTVKFESLIELVSYYENHPLYKKVKLWYPISEETVRRLVSEPDDNTVYGTPGYMDPTSFTSKVTVKALYDYRARQDDELSFCKHAIITNVDKPDEGWWRGDYGGKRHHWFPANYVLEIEVPHTPDVTSGLENESAALGSLQKGVLDVLGAIVELVVGDGGGAARWLVRVQSPAMYSPFDMAAATRESALEWLSAIEEAAHSASARSLHHRKMERTWRIAKEISDLIIYCRSVTFNIERLRIKGFVYNEMSSFPETKAERLMSQQENTFFVKYHTTQLSRIYPKGQRIDSSNYNPVPFWNCGSQMVALNYQTPDKPMQVNMGKFKQNGGCGFILKPQFMFEEGYNPCDKKSIEGKVKPVTVMLRVIGARHLCKTGRGTASPFVEVEIIGADYDSGVKLVTKTVSDNGLNPLWNDICEFEVANPELALIRFVVQDEDIFGEPNFIGQATFPLLCLRKGYRSVPLTNAFSEELELSTLMVHLSIITDG; from the exons ATGAAGTCGGTCTGCTTCAACGGGGCCAAAGATAGGCTCATACACGAGGCAGACCAGCTTATCTCCTACATAGAAAGAGGCTCTACCGTTTTAAAATTCTTCCCTCGTAAGAGACCCGAAAGGCGTGCACTTTGCGTGAGAAGAGAGACCCATCAAGTTCTTTGGTCTCGAATCAATGCCCCTCAGAGACAGGGCTACGAAGGGGCTCTCGATATCCGTGATGTCAAAGAAGTTCGCACTGGAAAATCATCCAAAGACTTTGAGCGTTGGCCTGAAGAAACCAAACGTCTTGAAAGTTCAAAATGCTTTACCATTTATTATGGAACTGAATTTAAACTTCGCTGTGCATCATTTGTTG CTCAAACAGATAAAGAGTGTGAAGCTTGGGTGAAAGGTGTACTGTATCTAATAGCAGAAGCTGTCAGTGCATCATATCCTCTACAGATTGAAAGATGGCTCCGGAAAGAATTCTATTCTATTGAAAACTCCCATGAAAA aataacatTAAAAGAGGTCAAAGCTTTTCTACcaaaaattaattgtaaaatttcaaCAAGTAAGCTTCGAGATGTATTCCAAGATGTTGACACTGAAAAAAGAGGGGAGATTGGCTTTGATGATTTTGCTGTTCTTTATCAGAAGCTAATTTTTGATGAGAAT aatGTTCAGGACATATTTGATAAATACTCAGTCTATTGTTCTAATGGTACTACTATTACTCTTAGAGAGTTTCAAAATTTCCTTAGAGATGAACAGCATGATAACCTTGGTGATGATGAAGTACAAGCCTCACAGTTCATCCGTGATTACTTAAGAGATCCACAAAGAGACATCTATGAACCTTATTTCACTTTAAGCGAG TTTGTCGAGATGCTGTACTCCAAGCAGAATTCCATCTATGACAGTCAGTATGATAAGGTTACACAAGATATGACCAGGCCTTTGTCACACTATTGGATATCTTCTTCTCATAACAC GTATCTGACAGGTGACCAGTTTTCAAGTGAATCATCACTGGAGGCCTACGTGCGGTGCTTGAGGTCAGGCTGTCGTTGTATTGAGCTAGATTGTTGGGATGGTCCTGACggcacaccttttatttatcacgGGCACACACTGACAACGAAAATAAGGTTTATGGATGTACTGCGAACAATAAAAGAACATGCATTCATCACATCTGAATATCCATTAATTTTGTCTATCGAAGACAACTGCTCACTCCCACAGCAAAGACGAATGGCGAGCGCATTTCAAGACGTATTCGGTGACCTTCTTCTTGTTCATCCAATGGATAAGAATGAAACATCACTTCCCTCTCCTCATGACTTACGCAGAAAAATAATCctgaaacataaaaaattacCTGAAGGTGCTGAAGAAAGTTCTTTCGCAGTACGTCAAGAAGAAGGAAAAGATTTAGACCTACGAAATTCGATCAAAAATGGTATATTGCATTTGGAAGATCCTGTCGACAAAGAATGGAAGCCTCACGCCTTCGTGCTCACCGAGAACAAACTTTACTATACAGAGAGCTACAACAGTCAAGAAGAAACCGACACTGAAAGTGACGGAGACTCAGATGCGGAAAACGCTATTGTACCACAAGATGAATTACATTTCGCAGAATGTTGGTTCCACGGGAAGCTGGCAGGGAATCGACAAGAAGCCGAAGATTTGCTGAGAGCCCACGCCCATCTTGGCGATGGAACCTTTCTGGTGAGGGAGAGCGTTACTTTTGTCGGTGACTACTGTCTATCATTCTGGCGGCAAGGGAAAGTAAATCACTGCCGCATCAAGCTCAAACAGGAACGGGGGGTCACCAAGTTCTATCTGATAGATAGTATGTGTTTCGACAGCCTGTACAACCTCATCACCCATTATAGGTCACATCCTCTGAGGAGTCAA GAGTTCCTGATAACGTTAAAGGAGCCAGTGCCTCAGCCTAACAAGCATGAAGGCAAGGAATGGTTCCACGCGCACTGCACGCGTACTCAAGCCGAAGAATTACTGCGGAAGACCAACACCGACGGCGCTTTCCTAGTACGCCCCAGCGAAAAGGAACAAGGGAGCTTCGCAATTAGTTTCAG GACTGAGAAGGAGATAAAGCATTGCAGGGTTAAACAAGAGGGTCGCCTGTACACAATCGGTACAGTCAAGTTCGAGAGCCTCATTGAATTAGTCTCGTACTACGAGAACCATCCGCTgtataaaaaagtaaaactCTGGTATCCGATCAGCGAAGAAACCGTCAGAAGACTTGTCTCT gaaCCAGACGATAATACTGTCTATGGGACACCGGGATACATGGATCCCACGTCATTCACGTCCAAG GTGACCGTTAAAGCGCTTTACGATTATCGGGCTCGTCAAGATGACGAGTTGTCCTTCTGCAAGCACGCCATCATTACAAACGTCGACAAGCCGGACGAGGGCTGGTGGCGGGGCGACTACGGCGGCAAACGTCATCACTGGTTCCCGGCCAACTACGTGCTTGAGATTGAGGTTCCACACACACCCGACGTGACC AGCGGTCTAGAAAACGAATCAGCCGCCCTGGGATCGTTGCAGAAAGGCGTGCTGGACGTGCTCGGCGCTATCGTTGAATTGGTGGTGGGCGACGGGGGAGGCGCGGCGCGGTGGCTGGTGCGTGTCCAGAGCCCCGCCATGTACTCGCCGTTCGACATGGCAGCCGCCACCCGCGAGTCCGCGCTCGAATGGCTCTCGGCCATCGAAGAGGCCGCGCACAGTGCTAGCGCTCGCTCGCTCCACCACAGGAAAATGGAACGAACATGGCGCATCGCCAAAGAGATATCGGACCTCATCATCTACTGCCGCTCAGTCACCTTCAACATCGAACGTCTACGCATCAAGGGCTTTGTTTACAACGAGATGTCCTCGTTTCCCGAGACCAAAGCCGAACGCCTTATGTCTCAGCAAGAGAACACGTTCTTCGTCAAGTACCACACGACGCAACTTAGCCGTATCTACCCTAAAGGCCAGAGAATCGATTCGTCGAACTACAATCCGGTGCCGTTCTGGAACTGCGGCTCTCAAATGGTCGCTTTGAATTACCAAACGCCCGACAAACCGATGCAGGTCAACATGGGCAAGTTTAAACAGAACGGCGGCTGTGGCTTTATCTTGAAGCCACAGTTTATGTTCGAGGAAGGATACAATCCGTGCGATAAAAAATCGATCGAGGGCAAAGTGAAGCCGGTAACTGTGATGTTGCGTGTTATCGGGGCGAGGCATCTGTGCAAGACGGGTCGCGGCACGGCCAGTCCCTTTGTAGAAGTCGAGATCATCGGGGCGGACTACGACAGCGGCGTCAAACTCGTCACTAAAACAGTGT ctGATAACGGACTGAACCCTTTGTGGAACGACATCTGCGAGTTCGAAGTTGCGAACCCAGAACTGGCCTTGATCCGTTTCGTGGTACAAGACGAAGATATATTTGGCGAGCCGAACTTCATAGGTCAAGCGACTTTCCCGCTGTTGTGCCTGCGTAAAGGATACCGAAGCGTGCCTCTCACTAACGCATTCTCCGAAGAACTGGAACTATCCACACTGATGGTTCACTTGTCAATTATAACAGACGGTTGA
- the PLCg gene encoding phospholipase C gamma isoform X3 gives MKSVCFNGAKDRLIHEADQLISYIERGSTVLKFFPRKRPERRALCVRRETHQVLWSRINAPQRQGYEGALDIRDVKEVRTGKSSKDFERWPEETKRLESSKCFTIYYGTEFKLRCASFVAQTDKECEAWVKGVLYLIAEAVSASYPLQIERWLRKEFYSIENSHEKITLKEVKAFLPKINCKISTSKLRDVFQDVDTEKRGEIGFDDFAVLYQKLIFDENNVQDIFDKYSVYCSNGTTITLREFQNFLRDEQHDNLGDDEVQASQFIRDYLRDPQRDIYEPYFTLSEFVEMLYSKQNSIYDSQYDKVTQDMTRPLSHYWISSSHNTYLTGDQFSSESSLEAYVRCLRSGCRCIELDCWDGPDGTPFIYHGHTLTTKIRFMDVLRTIKEHAFITSEYPLILSIEDNCSLPQQRRMASAFQDVFGDLLLVHPMDKNETSLPSPHDLRRKIILKHKKLPEGAEESSFAVRQEEGKDLDLRNSIKNGILHLEDPVDKEWKPHAFVLTENKLYYTESYNSQEETDTESDGDSDAENAIVPQDELHFAECWFHGKLAGNRQEAEDLLRAHAHLGDGTFLVRESVTFVGDYCLSFWRQGKVNHCRIKLKQERGVTKFYLIDSMCFDSLYNLITHYRSHPLRSQEFLITLKEPVPQPNKHEGKEWFHAHCTRTQAEELLRKTNTDGAFLVRPSEKEQGSFAISFRTEKEIKHCRVKQEGRLYTIGTVKFESLIELVSYYENHPLYKKVKLWYPISEETVRRLVSEPDDNTVYGTPGYMDPTSFTSKVTVKALYDYRARQDDELSFCKHAIITNVDKPDEGWWRGDYGGKRHHWFPANYVLEIEVPHTPDVTKGVLDVLGAIVELVVGDGGGAARWLVRVQSPAMYSPFDMAAATRESALEWLSAIEEAAHSASARSLHHRKMERTWRIAKEISDLIIYCRSVTFNIERLRIKGFVYNEMSSFPETKAERLMSQQENTFFVKYHTTQLSRIYPKGQRIDSSNYNPVPFWNCGSQMVALNYQTPDKPMQVNMGKFKQNGGCGFILKPQFMFEEGYNPCDKKSIEGKVKPVTVMLRVIGARHLCKTGRGTASPFVEVEIIGADYDSGVKLVTKTVSDNGLNPLWNDICEFEVANPELALIRFVVQDEDIFGEPNFIGQATFPLLCLRKGYRSVPLTNAFSEELELSTLMVHLSIITDG, from the exons ATGAAGTCGGTCTGCTTCAACGGGGCCAAAGATAGGCTCATACACGAGGCAGACCAGCTTATCTCCTACATAGAAAGAGGCTCTACCGTTTTAAAATTCTTCCCTCGTAAGAGACCCGAAAGGCGTGCACTTTGCGTGAGAAGAGAGACCCATCAAGTTCTTTGGTCTCGAATCAATGCCCCTCAGAGACAGGGCTACGAAGGGGCTCTCGATATCCGTGATGTCAAAGAAGTTCGCACTGGAAAATCATCCAAAGACTTTGAGCGTTGGCCTGAAGAAACCAAACGTCTTGAAAGTTCAAAATGCTTTACCATTTATTATGGAACTGAATTTAAACTTCGCTGTGCATCATTTGTTG CTCAAACAGATAAAGAGTGTGAAGCTTGGGTGAAAGGTGTACTGTATCTAATAGCAGAAGCTGTCAGTGCATCATATCCTCTACAGATTGAAAGATGGCTCCGGAAAGAATTCTATTCTATTGAAAACTCCCATGAAAA aataacatTAAAAGAGGTCAAAGCTTTTCTACcaaaaattaattgtaaaatttcaaCAAGTAAGCTTCGAGATGTATTCCAAGATGTTGACACTGAAAAAAGAGGGGAGATTGGCTTTGATGATTTTGCTGTTCTTTATCAGAAGCTAATTTTTGATGAGAAT aatGTTCAGGACATATTTGATAAATACTCAGTCTATTGTTCTAATGGTACTACTATTACTCTTAGAGAGTTTCAAAATTTCCTTAGAGATGAACAGCATGATAACCTTGGTGATGATGAAGTACAAGCCTCACAGTTCATCCGTGATTACTTAAGAGATCCACAAAGAGACATCTATGAACCTTATTTCACTTTAAGCGAG TTTGTCGAGATGCTGTACTCCAAGCAGAATTCCATCTATGACAGTCAGTATGATAAGGTTACACAAGATATGACCAGGCCTTTGTCACACTATTGGATATCTTCTTCTCATAACAC GTATCTGACAGGTGACCAGTTTTCAAGTGAATCATCACTGGAGGCCTACGTGCGGTGCTTGAGGTCAGGCTGTCGTTGTATTGAGCTAGATTGTTGGGATGGTCCTGACggcacaccttttatttatcacgGGCACACACTGACAACGAAAATAAGGTTTATGGATGTACTGCGAACAATAAAAGAACATGCATTCATCACATCTGAATATCCATTAATTTTGTCTATCGAAGACAACTGCTCACTCCCACAGCAAAGACGAATGGCGAGCGCATTTCAAGACGTATTCGGTGACCTTCTTCTTGTTCATCCAATGGATAAGAATGAAACATCACTTCCCTCTCCTCATGACTTACGCAGAAAAATAATCctgaaacataaaaaattacCTGAAGGTGCTGAAGAAAGTTCTTTCGCAGTACGTCAAGAAGAAGGAAAAGATTTAGACCTACGAAATTCGATCAAAAATGGTATATTGCATTTGGAAGATCCTGTCGACAAAGAATGGAAGCCTCACGCCTTCGTGCTCACCGAGAACAAACTTTACTATACAGAGAGCTACAACAGTCAAGAAGAAACCGACACTGAAAGTGACGGAGACTCAGATGCGGAAAACGCTATTGTACCACAAGATGAATTACATTTCGCAGAATGTTGGTTCCACGGGAAGCTGGCAGGGAATCGACAAGAAGCCGAAGATTTGCTGAGAGCCCACGCCCATCTTGGCGATGGAACCTTTCTGGTGAGGGAGAGCGTTACTTTTGTCGGTGACTACTGTCTATCATTCTGGCGGCAAGGGAAAGTAAATCACTGCCGCATCAAGCTCAAACAGGAACGGGGGGTCACCAAGTTCTATCTGATAGATAGTATGTGTTTCGACAGCCTGTACAACCTCATCACCCATTATAGGTCACATCCTCTGAGGAGTCAA GAGTTCCTGATAACGTTAAAGGAGCCAGTGCCTCAGCCTAACAAGCATGAAGGCAAGGAATGGTTCCACGCGCACTGCACGCGTACTCAAGCCGAAGAATTACTGCGGAAGACCAACACCGACGGCGCTTTCCTAGTACGCCCCAGCGAAAAGGAACAAGGGAGCTTCGCAATTAGTTTCAG GACTGAGAAGGAGATAAAGCATTGCAGGGTTAAACAAGAGGGTCGCCTGTACACAATCGGTACAGTCAAGTTCGAGAGCCTCATTGAATTAGTCTCGTACTACGAGAACCATCCGCTgtataaaaaagtaaaactCTGGTATCCGATCAGCGAAGAAACCGTCAGAAGACTTGTCTCT gaaCCAGACGATAATACTGTCTATGGGACACCGGGATACATGGATCCCACGTCATTCACGTCCAAG GTGACCGTTAAAGCGCTTTACGATTATCGGGCTCGTCAAGATGACGAGTTGTCCTTCTGCAAGCACGCCATCATTACAAACGTCGACAAGCCGGACGAGGGCTGGTGGCGGGGCGACTACGGCGGCAAACGTCATCACTGGTTCCCGGCCAACTACGTGCTTGAGATTGAGGTTCCACACACACCCGACGTGACC AAAGGCGTGCTGGACGTGCTCGGCGCTATCGTTGAATTGGTGGTGGGCGACGGGGGAGGCGCGGCGCGGTGGCTGGTGCGTGTCCAGAGCCCCGCCATGTACTCGCCGTTCGACATGGCAGCCGCCACCCGCGAGTCCGCGCTCGAATGGCTCTCGGCCATCGAAGAGGCCGCGCACAGTGCTAGCGCTCGCTCGCTCCACCACAGGAAAATGGAACGAACATGGCGCATCGCCAAAGAGATATCGGACCTCATCATCTACTGCCGCTCAGTCACCTTCAACATCGAACGTCTACGCATCAAGGGCTTTGTTTACAACGAGATGTCCTCGTTTCCCGAGACCAAAGCCGAACGCCTTATGTCTCAGCAAGAGAACACGTTCTTCGTCAAGTACCACACGACGCAACTTAGCCGTATCTACCCTAAAGGCCAGAGAATCGATTCGTCGAACTACAATCCGGTGCCGTTCTGGAACTGCGGCTCTCAAATGGTCGCTTTGAATTACCAAACGCCCGACAAACCGATGCAGGTCAACATGGGCAAGTTTAAACAGAACGGCGGCTGTGGCTTTATCTTGAAGCCACAGTTTATGTTCGAGGAAGGATACAATCCGTGCGATAAAAAATCGATCGAGGGCAAAGTGAAGCCGGTAACTGTGATGTTGCGTGTTATCGGGGCGAGGCATCTGTGCAAGACGGGTCGCGGCACGGCCAGTCCCTTTGTAGAAGTCGAGATCATCGGGGCGGACTACGACAGCGGCGTCAAACTCGTCACTAAAACAGTGT ctGATAACGGACTGAACCCTTTGTGGAACGACATCTGCGAGTTCGAAGTTGCGAACCCAGAACTGGCCTTGATCCGTTTCGTGGTACAAGACGAAGATATATTTGGCGAGCCGAACTTCATAGGTCAAGCGACTTTCCCGCTGTTGTGCCTGCGTAAAGGATACCGAAGCGTGCCTCTCACTAACGCATTCTCCGAAGAACTGGAACTATCCACACTGATGGTTCACTTGTCAATTATAACAGACGGTTGA